A genomic segment from Deinococcus sp. YIM 77859 encodes:
- the ilvA gene encoding threonine ammonia-lyase, biosynthetic has product MTHTQEFKPGTLSAQDVLRLALTSKVYRAAVETPLSAAPGLTARTGNAVWLKREDQQPIFSFKLRGAFNRMSQLTPQEAARGVICASAGNHAQGVAFAAAQLGVRAVIVMPATTPEIKVQACRRRGAEVILCGDSFSDAETHAYALQRERGLTFIHPYDDPYVLAGQGTVALELLRQVDTPGAYTVFVPVGGGGLIAGVAAVLKALRPDLRVVGVEPDDSDAMYQSLQAGERVSLSQVGIFVDGVAVRQVGRYTFDLTRRYVDDWITVNTDEVCAAIKDVFDDTRAVMEPAGALAVAGLKRYVGERGLRGETLIAVTSGANLNFDRLRHVAERAEIGEQREAVLAVTIPERPGAFRAFIEVVGPRAITEFNYRYAPRNEARIFVGVQLRHPAERTELVQALSAQGYAVTDLSGDELAKVHVRHMVGGRAPEATDERVYAFTFPERPGALLEFLTHLHGRWNISLFHYRNHGSAHGRVLAGIQVPDTDLPEFAAFLAGLGYPAQDMTENAAYRLFLT; this is encoded by the coding sequence ATGACGCACACACAGGAGTTCAAGCCGGGCACCCTCAGCGCACAGGACGTGCTGCGCCTGGCGCTGACCAGCAAGGTCTACCGCGCGGCGGTTGAAACGCCCCTCAGCGCCGCGCCGGGGCTCACCGCCCGCACCGGCAACGCGGTGTGGCTCAAGCGCGAAGACCAGCAGCCCATCTTTTCTTTCAAGCTGCGCGGCGCCTTTAACCGCATGAGCCAGCTCACGCCGCAGGAGGCAGCTCGGGGCGTGATCTGCGCCTCGGCGGGCAACCACGCGCAGGGGGTGGCCTTTGCTGCGGCGCAGCTCGGCGTGCGGGCGGTGATCGTGATGCCCGCGACCACGCCCGAGATCAAGGTGCAGGCGTGCCGCCGCCGGGGTGCAGAGGTGATCCTCTGCGGGGACTCCTTCAGCGACGCCGAGACCCACGCCTATGCCCTCCAGCGCGAACGCGGCCTCACCTTCATTCACCCCTACGACGACCCGTACGTGCTGGCCGGGCAAGGCACGGTCGCGCTGGAACTGCTGCGGCAGGTGGACACGCCGGGCGCGTACACGGTGTTTGTGCCCGTGGGCGGCGGTGGCCTGATCGCGGGCGTCGCGGCCGTGCTCAAGGCGCTGCGGCCCGACCTCCGCGTCGTGGGCGTGGAGCCGGACGACAGCGACGCGATGTACCAGAGTCTTCAGGCAGGGGAACGGGTGAGCCTGTCGCAGGTGGGCATCTTTGTGGACGGGGTGGCCGTGCGGCAGGTGGGCCGCTACACCTTTGACCTGACTCGCCGCTACGTGGACGACTGGATCACCGTGAACACCGACGAGGTGTGCGCCGCCATCAAGGACGTGTTTGACGACACCCGCGCGGTGATGGAGCCCGCCGGAGCACTCGCCGTGGCGGGCCTGAAGCGGTACGTGGGGGAACGCGGCCTGCGGGGAGAAACCCTGATCGCCGTGACCAGCGGCGCCAACCTGAACTTTGACCGCCTGCGCCACGTGGCCGAACGCGCCGAGATCGGCGAGCAGCGGGAAGCGGTCTTGGCCGTCACCATCCCCGAGCGGCCCGGGGCCTTTCGCGCCTTTATCGAGGTGGTTGGTCCCCGCGCCATCACCGAATTCAACTACCGCTACGCGCCCCGCAACGAGGCCCGCATCTTTGTCGGGGTGCAGCTCCGGCACCCGGCCGAACGAACTGAACTCGTGCAGGCCCTCAGCGCCCAAGGGTACGCCGTGACCGACCTCTCGGGGGACGAACTCGCCAAGGTCCACGTGCGGCACATGGTGGGCGGCCGTGCCCCCGAGGCGACCGACGAACGGGTGTACGCCTTTACCTTCCCCGAGCGGCCCGGGGCGCTGCTGGAGTTCCTCACGCACCTGCATGGCCGCTGGAACATCAGCCTCTTTCACTACCGCAACCACGGCAGCGCTCACGGCCGCGTCCTCGCGGGCATCCAAGTCCCAGACACCGACCTGCCCGAGTTCGCCGCTTTCCTGGCGGGGCTGGGCTACCCGGCGCAGGACATGACGGAGAACGCGGCATACCGGCTGTTTCTGACGTGA
- a CDS encoding enoyl-CoA hydratase-related protein, whose amino-acid sequence MTSEPVILVEHRAGVRTLILNRPDRLNAANDALLLTLTAELEAADADPSVRVVVLTGAGRGFCAGQDLGDVSGRDMTFTEHLHRTYNPLIRTIRGLGKPVITAVNGVAAGAGASLALSGDLRLWAESALLIEVFSNIALVPDSGSTWFLPRLVGYHRAFELMALAERVNAEEGLRLGLCEHVYPDATFREEVQAYAERLAARPAHALKLTKQALNAALTSTLDEALDREAELQQLAGDHWEHEEGVTAFRQKRPPQFVRGE is encoded by the coding sequence ATGACCAGCGAACCCGTGATCCTTGTCGAACACCGCGCCGGGGTCCGTACCCTCATCCTCAACCGTCCGGATCGGCTGAATGCGGCCAATGACGCCCTGCTCCTGACGCTCACCGCTGAACTTGAGGCGGCGGACGCGGATCCCAGCGTGCGGGTGGTTGTTTTGACGGGGGCAGGACGCGGCTTTTGTGCCGGTCAGGACCTCGGGGACGTGTCTGGCCGCGACATGACCTTTACGGAGCACCTCCACCGCACGTATAACCCCCTGATCCGCACCATTCGTGGGTTGGGCAAGCCCGTCATCACCGCCGTGAATGGCGTGGCCGCGGGGGCGGGGGCCAGCCTGGCCCTCTCCGGTGATCTCCGGCTGTGGGCAGAGTCGGCCCTTCTCATTGAGGTGTTTTCCAATATCGCGCTCGTTCCCGATTCTGGCAGCACGTGGTTCCTGCCCCGGTTGGTCGGCTACCACCGCGCCTTTGAGCTCATGGCCCTCGCCGAGCGCGTGAATGCCGAGGAGGGCCTGCGCCTGGGCCTGTGCGAGCATGTCTATCCCGACGCCACCTTCCGCGAAGAGGTGCAGGCCTACGCCGAACGGCTCGCCGCGCGCCCCGCCCATGCCCTCAAGCTCACCAAGCAGGCGCTGAATGCCGCTCTGACCAGCACGCTGGATGAGGCGCTCGACCGGGAAGCCGAGCTTCAGCAGCTCGCCGGGGACCACTGGGAACACGAGGAGGGCGTGACGGCCTTTAGGCAGAAGCGCCCGCCGCAGTTCGTGCGGGGAGAATAG
- a CDS encoding FAD-dependent oxidoreductase, with translation MTGGSGRVWAHVGQTFTEEAYDVVVVGAGRLGTACALFLRQLAPGLRLLLVERGGLPNEEGATILAPGVWTTLDVPSGREAEAAWVRAQVAGGFGTVQFQPRPLLSLHGEEGPGRVPTPAVLTRFPEAAPLLNPQALPWAELDEAAVTFRPGALALACGQEAVRAGADLLLNTHAHLVPGGLRLDRLTVTNTHQIVTHETRELRAEVVIVAMGAEGPHAAEHDLGLHTAHGRAYRQTPRLNTPSDDATPVLRAGGLTLRPQHGGFTLIPPIHHRDPHGYLPTGGRLTGVPVGLRRETLEDLIRLMDALPPLASEALEVGHSLADVPGAWLALPHGRTDTPPLHQQLTEGVHLLLGGPLADTLGLAVAYDLAATVAGRGGRPWGRSG, from the coding sequence ATGACCGGAGGCAGCGGGCGGGTTTGGGCCCACGTCGGGCAGACATTCACGGAGGAGGCGTACGACGTGGTGGTCGTGGGGGCAGGGCGCCTGGGCACAGCCTGCGCGCTGTTTCTGCGGCAGCTCGCGCCGGGGCTGCGTCTCCTGCTCGTCGAGCGGGGGGGCCTCCCGAACGAGGAAGGAGCCACGATTCTCGCTCCGGGAGTGTGGACCACCTTGGACGTGCCGAGCGGACGCGAGGCGGAGGCGGCGTGGGTGCGGGCCCAGGTGGCAGGAGGCTTCGGAACCGTGCAGTTCCAGCCGCGCCCCCTGCTGAGCCTGCACGGGGAGGAGGGACCAGGCCGTGTTCCTACACCCGCCGTCCTGACCCGCTTTCCGGAGGCCGCCCCCCTGCTCAATCCGCAGGCCCTGCCCTGGGCCGAGCTGGATGAGGCGGCCGTGACCTTTCGCCCCGGCGCACTCGCCCTCGCCTGCGGGCAGGAAGCGGTGCGGGCGGGGGCCGACCTCCTGCTCAATACCCACGCGCACCTCGTGCCCGGCGGCCTGAGGCTCGACCGCCTGACCGTCACGAACACCCACCAGATCGTCACGCACGAGACGCGCGAGCTGCGGGCGGAGGTGGTGATCGTGGCGATGGGCGCCGAAGGCCCGCACGCCGCTGAACACGACCTGGGCCTTCACACAGCGCACGGCCGCGCCTACCGGCAGACGCCCCGACTGAACACGCCCAGTGACGACGCGACGCCCGTCCTGCGTGCGGGCGGCCTCACCCTGCGTCCGCAGCACGGCGGCTTCACCCTGATTCCGCCCATCCACCACCGCGACCCGCACGGGTACCTCCCGACGGGCGGCCGCCTCACCGGCGTGCCCGTCGGCCTGCGCCGGGAAACGCTCGAAGACCTGATCCGCTTGATGGACGCCCTTCCCCCCCTCGCCTCGGAGGCGCTCGAAGTCGGCCATAGCCTCGCGGACGTGCCCGGCGCGTGGCTGGCCCTGCCGCACGGACGAACAGATACGCCGCCCCTCCACCAGCAACTCACCGAAGGCGTTCACCTCCTCCTCGGTGGACCGCTGGCGGACACGCTGGGCCTCGCCGTGGCCTATGACCTCGCCGCAACGGTGGCCGGTAGAGGAGGGCGGCCGTGGGGACGGTCGGGGTAG
- the ruvX gene encoding Holliday junction resolvase RuvX codes for MTAPASSLPLILALDVSKSRIGFAVNAGRLAFGRGSVPRKRLPLDLKAVRLKVEETGAELLLLGLPLRTDGAPSPSADRVRAFGRVLAEQGYRVEYQDERFTTQRARALGAADEDEAAAVQILELYLLGKT; via the coding sequence ATGACCGCTCCCGCCTCTTCCCTGCCCCTCATCCTGGCGCTGGACGTGAGCAAGTCACGGATCGGCTTTGCGGTGAATGCCGGTCGCCTCGCGTTCGGACGGGGCAGCGTGCCCCGCAAAAGGCTGCCGCTGGACCTCAAGGCTGTACGCCTGAAGGTGGAGGAGACCGGCGCCGAACTGCTGCTGCTGGGGCTGCCGCTGCGCACGGACGGAGCCCCAAGCCCCAGCGCCGACCGGGTGCGGGCCTTTGGCCGGGTGCTGGCGGAACAGGGGTACCGAGTCGAGTACCAGGACGAACGCTTCACCACCCAGCGTGCCCGCGCCCTGGGCGCCGCCGACGAGGACGAGGCCGCAGCGGTGCAGATTCTAGAACTGTATCTCCTGGGGAAGACCTGA
- a CDS encoding autotransporter outer membrane beta-barrel domain-containing protein translates to MASRNVGRRRRALVALSSLVGLCALGDAAARTVRIVQAQALELRRLDGQELVIISGGEAGTPVELRVDDDLVRAARVEYNRTRRTLTLVGAATYRTAKDGQTLQGENLVVDLAAEQLTGEDVLISDGDIEIRGSEVERIPGQLRATGGYFTPCAKCGRTPNDYAFRAERLIVYPGDRLVAYRAQFLLVDVPVLYLPVVVIPLNDPERQPRLAVGQSSPDGLTVEADLPFSIGASTLGTTLLRYYENRDPSLGLGVALRSYAPLPFVDRVNLYTLANPKPFAADGTRSVGYDVDLDFSVRGRVPLALAVRDLDYRLNVNRRDIGRSPTDPERGVTRVDFSANVEYPLFSAQLNYLDRYGPEPRAALTTPLRQPEVVVDPKPYTQGNFSADFKVTAGLYTAQSNPLSRSASLQGVNITTTRLEEQHTLTYSAQPWRNADLTLRNTFTGRYYGTGARTVQLDLGAQLTQRFNVTNTFTVRSNYLRIEGTSPFAFDALRGRVLSAPLTLELNTVPVPDVTFGVSYTRDLFLPWNQQAPATFRLNVNRAPVNLTYNLSHNFATQELESTSFNLTLGDGGRSATPVTPRPGEPLPFRVTWPAPNLTLTASGGYTRTEGFQPFTVRATVTGDNRANNFSVYATHDIQTPRLRAVGVEFSGVGRTDTVLNPISFTGRENLNLLTPRLTGSYSLTWRSLYTVSHAHDLALEQAETVKESGTMSFSVGTAAGRATNWQLTYGGPYDLRRGGFTRPTVTGNLTASRPGQRLALSAVVNTPGLDQPRTELARADVNAEWQFGTRVALSGRAAYTRSRTGTYPGDIATDTLILDPLRVGIALGNGPRPGAYLTGSLRQTLTWRDGERLNPAPLAPVIGLTIDRCCWALQAEIDLSLQRYRLGISLPGSTQYPLFEYGTGGLNVPLLPGTLNPGNR, encoded by the coding sequence ATGGCGAGTAGGAATGTCGGGAGGCGGCGGCGGGCGCTGGTGGCGCTGTCCTCGCTGGTGGGGCTCTGCGCACTCGGGGACGCGGCGGCCCGGACCGTGCGGATCGTGCAGGCGCAGGCGCTCGAACTGCGCCGCCTGGACGGGCAGGAACTCGTCATCATCAGCGGGGGCGAGGCGGGCACGCCCGTCGAGCTGCGGGTGGATGACGATCTGGTGCGCGCAGCGCGGGTCGAGTACAACCGCACCCGCCGCACGCTGACGCTCGTGGGGGCAGCCACCTACCGCACCGCCAAGGACGGCCAGACCCTGCAGGGTGAAAACCTGGTCGTGGACCTCGCGGCAGAACAGCTGACCGGCGAGGACGTCCTGATCAGCGACGGCGACATCGAGATTCGCGGCAGCGAGGTGGAACGCATCCCCGGGCAACTGCGCGCGACGGGCGGCTACTTCACCCCCTGCGCGAAGTGCGGCCGCACCCCCAATGACTACGCCTTCCGCGCCGAGCGGCTGATCGTGTATCCCGGTGACCGGCTGGTCGCGTACCGAGCGCAGTTCCTGCTGGTCGACGTGCCGGTGCTGTACCTGCCCGTCGTGGTGATTCCGCTCAATGACCCCGAGCGGCAGCCGCGCCTGGCGGTGGGCCAGAGCAGCCCGGACGGCCTGACCGTCGAGGCGGACCTGCCCTTTTCCATCGGTGCGAGCACGCTGGGCACCACCCTGCTGCGCTACTACGAGAACCGTGACCCCAGCCTTGGCCTGGGCGTGGCGCTGCGGTCCTACGCGCCGCTGCCCTTTGTGGACCGGGTGAACCTCTATACGCTGGCGAATCCCAAACCGTTTGCCGCGGACGGCACCCGCTCGGTGGGGTACGACGTGGACCTTGACTTCAGCGTGCGGGGCCGCGTGCCCCTCGCGCTGGCCGTGCGCGACCTGGACTACCGCCTGAACGTGAATCGGCGCGATATCGGCCGCTCCCCGACGGATCCCGAACGGGGCGTGACCCGGGTGGACTTCAGCGCGAACGTCGAGTACCCCCTCTTCAGCGCGCAGCTCAACTACCTCGACCGCTACGGCCCGGAACCGAGGGCGGCCCTCACGACGCCCCTCAGGCAACCGGAAGTCGTGGTGGATCCCAAGCCCTACACCCAGGGGAACTTCAGCGCCGACTTCAAGGTCACGGCGGGCCTGTATACCGCGCAGAGTAATCCCCTCTCGCGCAGCGCCTCCCTGCAGGGGGTCAACATCACGACCACCCGGCTGGAAGAACAGCACACCCTGACGTACAGCGCGCAGCCGTGGCGGAACGCAGACCTCACGCTGCGCAATACCTTTACCGGGCGGTACTACGGGACCGGGGCACGGACGGTGCAGCTCGACCTGGGCGCGCAGCTCACGCAGCGGTTCAACGTCACGAACACCTTCACGGTCCGCTCCAACTACCTCCGGATCGAGGGGACCAGTCCCTTCGCGTTCGACGCCCTGCGTGGGCGGGTGCTGAGTGCGCCCCTGACCCTGGAGCTGAACACCGTGCCGGTGCCGGACGTGACCTTTGGCGTCTCGTACACCCGCGACCTGTTCTTGCCCTGGAATCAGCAGGCCCCCGCCACCTTCCGCCTCAACGTGAACCGGGCGCCGGTCAACCTCACGTACAACCTGTCACACAATTTCGCCACCCAGGAGCTGGAGAGCACCTCCTTTAACCTCACCCTGGGGGACGGTGGGCGCTCGGCCACGCCGGTCACGCCCCGTCCCGGCGAGCCGCTGCCCTTTCGCGTCACCTGGCCCGCGCCCAACCTCACCCTCACGGCGAGCGGCGGGTACACCCGCACCGAGGGCTTCCAGCCCTTCACCGTCCGCGCGACCGTCACCGGAGACAACCGCGCGAACAACTTCAGCGTGTACGCCACCCACGATATCCAGACGCCGAGATTGCGGGCCGTGGGGGTGGAATTCAGCGGGGTAGGGCGCACGGATACCGTGCTCAACCCCATCAGTTTCACCGGGCGCGAAAACCTCAACCTGCTCACGCCACGCCTCACGGGCAGCTACAGCCTGACCTGGCGCAGCCTGTACACCGTCTCGCACGCGCATGACCTCGCGCTGGAACAGGCCGAGACCGTGAAGGAAAGCGGCACCATGAGCTTCAGCGTGGGCACCGCCGCGGGCCGCGCGACGAACTGGCAACTCACCTACGGCGGCCCGTACGACCTGCGGCGGGGCGGCTTCACGCGGCCCACGGTGACGGGCAACCTCACCGCCTCCCGCCCGGGGCAGCGCCTGGCCCTCTCGGCGGTGGTGAATACGCCCGGCCTTGACCAGCCGCGCACCGAGCTCGCCCGCGCGGACGTGAATGCCGAGTGGCAGTTTGGGACGCGGGTGGCCCTCTCTGGCCGCGCCGCCTACACCCGCAGCCGCACGGGCACCTATCCGGGCGACATCGCGACCGACACCCTGATTCTTGATCCGCTGCGGGTTGGGATCGCCCTGGGCAACGGGCCCCGACCCGGCGCGTACCTCACCGGCAGCCTGCGGCAGACCTTGACCTGGCGGGACGGCGAGCGGCTGAACCCCGCGCCCCTTGCGCCGGTGATCGGTCTCACCATCGACCGCTGCTGCTGGGCGCTTCAGGCGGAGATCGACCTCAGCCTTCAGCGCTACCGCCTCGGCATCAGCCTGCCCGGCAGCACCCAGTATCCCCTCTTCGAGTACGGCACGGGGGGCCTGAATGTGCCCCTGCTGCCCGGCACGCTCAACCCCGGTAACCGCTGA
- a CDS encoding SpoIID/LytB domain-containing protein: protein MRTLMLMLALSAGALPVARGLNVRVLVASGPEVTVRLPVTPLNPPASPLAPAPVVVPQPFSENTWTVGVRGGVLTLNGQDAGSTTLYLPPSPGSMVTIAGKTYRGGVLLRAAQGSVQAINVVDVEDYLRGVVPAEMPPSWPAAALAAQAVIARTYVAARVNPAQPYDTCATESCQVYRGVAAEQASADAAIQATAGQVVAYGGKPASTYFSSDSGGYTASSAEVWGRDLPYLPAKADPYSAGGPRARWRLEVAAAQVQAAAARFRVRVGTLRDVRVTRTSESGRAQEVTLTGSGGTARLTGTDAGSFVRALGAASSRATLSGPVGPTTPLVVEGSGAGHGVGLSQYGALGLARQGQDHLHILGFYYPGTALSLLAEAPGTGRPVLAQLRPLPTRPALLALTGRHGE from the coding sequence ATGCGCACACTGATGTTGATGCTGGCGCTCTCTGCGGGCGCACTTCCCGTGGCCCGGGGGCTGAATGTCCGGGTGCTTGTGGCCAGCGGCCCGGAGGTGACGGTGCGCCTGCCGGTGACGCCGCTGAACCCGCCGGCCTCGCCCCTCGCGCCTGCTCCGGTGGTGGTGCCGCAGCCCTTCAGCGAGAACACCTGGACCGTGGGCGTGCGCGGCGGCGTGCTCACACTGAACGGGCAAGACGCGGGGAGCACCACGCTGTACCTGCCGCCCAGTCCCGGAAGCATGGTGACCATTGCGGGCAAGACCTACCGCGGCGGTGTGCTGCTGCGTGCGGCGCAGGGGAGCGTGCAGGCGATCAACGTGGTCGACGTGGAGGACTACCTGCGTGGCGTTGTCCCCGCCGAGATGCCGCCGAGCTGGCCTGCCGCTGCGCTGGCCGCTCAGGCGGTGATCGCCCGGACGTACGTGGCGGCGCGGGTCAACCCCGCCCAGCCCTACGACACCTGCGCGACCGAGAGCTGCCAGGTGTACCGCGGCGTCGCCGCCGAACAGGCGAGTGCGGACGCCGCGATTCAGGCCACCGCCGGACAGGTCGTCGCCTACGGGGGCAAGCCCGCCAGCACGTACTTTTCCAGCGATTCCGGGGGCTACACCGCGTCGAGCGCGGAGGTGTGGGGCCGCGACCTGCCCTACCTCCCCGCCAAGGCCGACCCGTACTCGGCGGGTGGTCCCCGCGCCCGCTGGCGGCTGGAAGTGGCTGCGGCGCAGGTGCAGGCCGCGGCTGCCCGTTTTCGGGTACGGGTCGGCACGCTGCGGGACGTGCGCGTAACTCGGACCAGTGAGTCCGGGCGGGCACAGGAGGTCACCCTGACGGGCAGCGGGGGCACAGCGCGCCTGACCGGTACGGATGCGGGCAGCTTCGTGCGGGCGCTGGGAGCGGCGAGCAGCCGCGCAACCCTCAGCGGTCCGGTCGGCCCCACGACGCCGCTGGTGGTGGAGGGCTCAGGAGCAGGGCATGGCGTGGGCCTCTCGCAGTACGGGGCGCTGGGGCTGGCCCGGCAGGGACAGGACCACCTGCACATCCTGGGCTTTTATTATCCGGGCACGGCGCTGAGCCTGCTCGCTGAGGCTCCTGGTACGGGCCGACCCGTGCTGGCGCAGCTGCGGCCGCTGCCCACGCGCCCGGCTCTCCTCGCGCTGACGGGGCGTCATGGCGAGTAG
- a CDS encoding PD40 domain-containing protein: MRRVLALTLALGTSVLAATLPSRAVLSGACCPGAVWTPDSRALLFLDGPPARASTGIYQVPAAGGPVTRRFSSVAFFSPRLLWAVRPGSGASTTVERLADGRKFTLPTYGADVIWNRAETQLAYTRTDTTGNFDRRTTRVFVADVFGAPRSVATVFGGGVVGWVNDRTLLLTGKRNPADRDRDLFTLDTRTGARGTLASALSFRGLSLSPDGAWVAYYVAFDSPARNGLWLRPAAGGAARKLTPFGAYRWRDERRLLLIPLMPDGSPHVLREYDVRANAWRTLGDLGDQVRQGDWSVSPDGRRLAYLSARDGNVRVVELPKEGARE; encoded by the coding sequence GTGAGGCGGGTTTTGGCCCTGACCCTCGCCCTGGGGACTTCGGTCCTTGCGGCAACCCTGCCCTCCCGCGCCGTGCTGAGTGGCGCCTGCTGTCCGGGGGCGGTGTGGACGCCGGACTCGCGGGCGCTGCTGTTCCTGGACGGACCACCTGCGCGCGCCTCGACCGGCATCTACCAGGTGCCCGCCGCGGGCGGGCCGGTCACCCGGCGGTTTTCCAGCGTCGCCTTTTTCTCGCCGCGCCTGCTGTGGGCCGTGCGGCCCGGCTCGGGGGCGAGCACCACCGTGGAGCGCCTGGCAGACGGTCGGAAGTTTACCCTGCCGACGTACGGTGCGGACGTGATCTGGAACCGTGCCGAAACGCAGCTGGCCTACACGCGCACGGACACGACCGGCAACTTTGACCGCCGCACGACACGGGTCTTTGTGGCGGACGTTTTCGGGGCCCCCCGCTCGGTCGCGACCGTGTTCGGTGGGGGGGTCGTCGGGTGGGTGAATGACCGCACCCTTCTGCTGACCGGCAAGCGCAACCCGGCGGACCGGGACCGTGACCTCTTCACCCTGGACACCCGCACGGGGGCGCGGGGCACCCTCGCTTCCGCCCTCTCCTTTCGCGGGCTCAGCCTGAGCCCGGATGGGGCGTGGGTGGCCTACTACGTCGCCTTTGACTCGCCCGCCCGCAACGGCCTGTGGCTGCGGCCTGCGGCGGGCGGCGCGGCCAGGAAGCTCACCCCGTTCGGCGCCTACCGCTGGCGCGACGAGCGTCGTCTTCTCCTGATCCCCCTTATGCCCGATGGCAGCCCACATGTTCTGCGCGAGTACGACGTGCGGGCGAATGCCTGGCGTACCCTTGGTGACCTGGGCGACCAGGTGCGCCAGGGTGACTGGTCGGTCAGCCCCGACGGACGCAGGCTGGCGTACCTCAGCGCGCGGGACGGAAACGTGCGGGTGGTGGAGCTGCCGAAGGAAGGCGCCAGGGAGTAG
- a CDS encoding M23 family metallopeptidase has product MGGVSLLLSAAALAHYAPALPDSVIARPARQFGLPFGGAPGPDTWLLGQGYGNTTGAYRQRRSTYGNLQGLHAGLDFSAPCGTPVLAIGDGVVAEVDGPHGSPPHNVVIDHAGNLSSLYGHLRVRSGLRVGQRVKRGEPIGESGDSQGTCVSAPHLHLELRDRSHQRLFNPVPYIAADWDSLALAGSFGRGYEYDLAAPRKWQTPESQPEVRRGGPLLNEFPRPWPPAPGGAR; this is encoded by the coding sequence ATGGGAGGCGTGTCTCTCCTGCTGTCAGCGGCAGCGCTCGCGCACTACGCACCCGCCTTGCCAGACAGCGTCATTGCCAGGCCTGCGCGGCAGTTCGGGTTGCCGTTCGGGGGAGCGCCGGGGCCAGACACCTGGCTGCTGGGACAGGGGTACGGGAACACGACGGGCGCGTACCGGCAGCGGCGGAGCACCTACGGGAACCTCCAGGGGCTCCACGCGGGGCTGGATTTCAGCGCCCCCTGCGGGACGCCCGTCCTCGCCATCGGGGACGGAGTGGTGGCGGAGGTGGACGGTCCGCACGGCAGCCCGCCCCATAACGTAGTGATCGACCACGCGGGGAACCTCAGCAGCCTGTACGGACACCTGCGGGTGCGGTCGGGGCTGCGGGTGGGGCAGCGGGTGAAGCGCGGGGAGCCCATCGGGGAGAGCGGCGACTCGCAGGGAACGTGCGTGAGCGCGCCTCACCTGCACCTCGAACTGCGCGACCGCTCGCACCAGCGCCTCTTTAACCCGGTGCCCTACATCGCGGCAGACTGGGACTCGCTCGCCTTGGCAGGCAGTTTTGGCCGGGGCTACGAGTACGACCTCGCGGCTCCCCGCAAATGGCAGACGCCGGAATCACAGCCGGAAGTGCGCCGGGGTGGTCCCCTCCTCAACGAGTTTCCGCGGCCCTGGCCGCCTGCGCCGGGAGGAGCACGGTGA